In a single window of the Zea mays cultivar B73 chromosome 5, Zm-B73-REFERENCE-NAM-5.0, whole genome shotgun sequence genome:
- the LOC100279813 gene encoding uncharacterized protein LOC100279813, whose amino-acid sequence MWMWGGVGGGGGGRGARIVAPAVRPRARLRGWDETSARGPPAPACVCVCGCGPPSFNLMAWAAAAQGHTRHGALEQRHGTPTKKRVAFASPACCCPLNRV is encoded by the coding sequence atgtggatgtgggggggggtggggggggggggggggggtcgaggAGCTCGTATAGTAGCGCCAGCTGTCCGGCCACGAGCTCGCCTCCGAGGCTGGGACGAGACCAGTGCCCGGGGGCCACCCGCGCCCGCCTGTGTCTGTGTCTGTGGCTGTGGCCCCCCTAGTTTCAATTTGATGGCATGGGCTGCCGCTGCGCAGGGACACACACGGCACGGAGCACTGGAGCAGCGCCACGGCACGCCGACAAAAAAGCGCGTCGCCTTCGCCTCGCCTGCATGCTGCTGCCCCCTCAACCGCGTGTAA